One region of Verrucomicrobiia bacterium genomic DNA includes:
- a CDS encoding D-alanine--D-alanine ligase produces the protein MSGSCQIALLSGGPSAEREVSLRSGAAVAGALRALGHRVVEVDPVPGSLSLPAGTEVAFLTLHGTYGEDGQVQAELEALGVAYTGCGIEASATAFDKAETKRRLLAAGVPTPRSGILSEATAGWPEGWAPPVVLKPVRQGSSVGLQFVEDRAGFAAALREALRHDREVLMEERISGREVTVGILDGRPLPVVEVRPAGGRYDYAHKYTEGRTEYLCPAPFDAAVTDGIQAVALAAFRAVGGRDYARVDVMVRPEGSPLVLEVNTLPGMTATSLFPMAAAASGLEFPELCQRMVQLARQRGRLPGT, from the coding sequence ATGAGCGGATCCTGCCAGATCGCCCTCTTGTCCGGGGGCCCCTCGGCGGAGCGGGAGGTGTCGCTGCGCTCGGGTGCGGCGGTCGCCGGGGCCTTGCGTGCCCTGGGGCACCGGGTGGTCGAGGTGGACCCCGTGCCGGGATCCCTCTCCCTGCCGGCCGGGACCGAGGTCGCCTTTCTCACCCTCCATGGCACCTACGGCGAGGACGGTCAGGTGCAGGCGGAACTCGAAGCCCTGGGCGTCGCCTACACCGGTTGCGGCATCGAGGCCTCCGCCACGGCGTTCGACAAGGCGGAAACCAAGCGCCGCCTCCTGGCGGCCGGGGTGCCCACCCCGCGGTCCGGAATCCTGTCAGAAGCCACTGCGGGCTGGCCCGAGGGGTGGGCACCTCCGGTCGTGCTCAAGCCCGTCCGGCAGGGCAGCAGCGTGGGCCTGCAGTTTGTGGAGGACCGGGCCGGGTTTGCCGCGGCCCTTCGCGAGGCGCTCCGCCATGACCGGGAGGTGCTCATGGAGGAGCGGATTTCGGGGCGCGAGGTGACGGTCGGGATTCTCGACGGCCGGCCGCTGCCCGTCGTTGAGGTGCGTCCGGCTGGCGGGCGGTACGATTACGCACATAAATATACGGAGGGCCGGACGGAGTATCTGTGCCCGGCACCGTTCGATGCGGCGGTCACGGATGGCATCCAGGCCGTGGCGCTAGCGGCGTTTCGGGCCGTGGGCGGCCGCGATTATGCACGGGTGGACGTGATGGTGCGTCCGGAAGGCAGTCCGCTCGTGCTGGAGGTCAACACGCTTCCGGGCATGACGGCCACCAGCCTGTTTCCGATGGCGGCGGCTGCGTCCGGCCTTGAATTTCCCGAGCTGTGCCAGCGGATGGTGCAGCTCGCCCGACAACGCGGACGCCTTCCTGGGACATGA
- the murG gene encoding undecaprenyldiphospho-muramoylpentapeptide beta-N-acetylglucosaminyltransferase, with product MSAPNRVQRVAIACGGTGGHLFPGLAVARELRDRGVEALLMVSPKAVDQHAVAGLGGEFRVMTVPAVGFTGANLPAFFLAGLRACRASRRGFQDWRPDAVLAMGGFTSVAPVLAGRRLGCPCFLHESNAVAGRATRWLSRMVEAVFVGFPAAAGRIRARRVVVTGTPVRPEFRKPSPEAARATLGLDPDRPLVLIMGGSQGARAVNDWVSAAAPSIARTNPGLQWCHLTGAADESRVREAYAASGLHARVLSFCSGMGDLMAASTLAVSRSGASSLAELAAVRLPAVLVPYPDAADDHQRANARVFVEAGAAAVLDPAVAGVPEVVEVLGRLLSDPEARARIQVALARLDAPGAAVRIAEAILGHPGSVTAGGRTAANGGRPRPGVQPTVA from the coding sequence ATGAGCGCACCCAACCGCGTGCAACGGGTCGCGATCGCCTGTGGCGGCACCGGTGGCCACTTGTTTCCGGGTCTCGCGGTGGCCCGGGAATTGCGCGACCGTGGCGTCGAGGCCCTGCTGATGGTGTCGCCCAAGGCGGTGGATCAGCATGCCGTCGCCGGGCTGGGGGGGGAGTTCCGGGTGATGACGGTGCCCGCCGTCGGTTTCACCGGGGCCAACCTCCCGGCATTTTTCCTCGCAGGGCTCCGGGCCTGCCGGGCGTCGCGGCGGGGGTTTCAGGACTGGCGGCCCGACGCCGTCCTCGCGATGGGGGGATTCACCAGCGTGGCGCCGGTGCTGGCCGGGCGCCGACTGGGGTGTCCGTGCTTTCTCCATGAATCCAATGCGGTGGCCGGCAGGGCCACTCGCTGGCTCTCCCGAATGGTCGAAGCGGTCTTCGTTGGGTTCCCAGCGGCGGCTGGTCGAATCCGGGCGCGTCGCGTGGTGGTCACCGGCACGCCCGTGCGGCCCGAGTTTCGAAAGCCCTCTCCGGAGGCCGCACGCGCAACCTTGGGACTGGATCCGGACAGACCCCTGGTCCTGATCATGGGCGGCAGTCAGGGGGCGCGGGCGGTGAACGACTGGGTGTCCGCCGCGGCGCCGTCCATTGCCCGGACGAATCCCGGGCTGCAGTGGTGCCACCTGACCGGTGCCGCCGACGAATCGCGGGTCCGGGAGGCGTATGCGGCAAGCGGACTCCATGCACGGGTGCTTTCCTTCTGTTCCGGGATGGGGGACCTCATGGCGGCGTCCACGCTGGCGGTCAGCCGCAGCGGCGCGTCTTCCCTTGCGGAACTGGCCGCGGTGCGGCTTCCCGCGGTGCTCGTGCCGTATCCGGACGCTGCCGACGATCATCAGCGGGCCAACGCCCGGGTGTTTGTGGAGGCGGGCGCTGCGGCGGTGCTCGATCCGGCCGTTGCAGGGGTTCCGGAGGTCGTCGAGGTGCTCGGCCGGCTGCTGTCGGATCCGGAGGCCCGGGCCCGGATCCAGGTGGCCCTGGCCCGGCTCGACGCGCCTGGAGCCGCGGTCCGGATCGCCGAGGCCATCCTCGGGCACCCCGGGAGCGTGACGGCCGGCGGGAGGACGGCGGCCAACGGCGGGCGCCCCCGGCCCGGTGTCCAACCAACGGTCGCATGA
- a CDS encoding LysM peptidoglycan-binding domain-containing protein, translating into MSTPNPLIPQGSLLEQQATNKSTFQVAAFIVALHVVILGGLLFLGCKKEERQGGMTSTDGLISPPPADLADRSLPADPFAVSSDAEPSYDNTPYSPPPVTTTPQVTVVPSVPLELPPYTPPAAPAVPLGGGSEHVVQKGDVAYNIARARGVTLKQLQEANPGVDLARIRVNQKLWIPAASAPGGATGSAGLSAGDASGWTGEVYVVRGGDNLSRIARKFNVTVKEIREANGLKSNDIKIAQKLRIPPSSGPAPGAVPPR; encoded by the coding sequence ATGAGCACTCCCAATCCGCTGATTCCCCAAGGTTCGCTGCTGGAGCAGCAGGCGACGAACAAGTCCACGTTTCAGGTCGCCGCCTTCATCGTCGCCCTGCATGTGGTGATCCTCGGCGGTCTGTTGTTCCTCGGCTGCAAGAAGGAGGAGCGGCAGGGCGGGATGACCTCCACGGATGGCCTGATCAGCCCGCCGCCAGCCGATCTGGCGGACCGCTCCCTGCCGGCCGATCCGTTTGCCGTCTCCTCCGACGCGGAACCGTCGTACGACAACACCCCCTACTCGCCTCCGCCAGTCACCACCACGCCCCAGGTCACGGTGGTGCCATCCGTTCCCCTGGAGTTGCCCCCCTACACGCCTCCGGCTGCGCCTGCTGTGCCGTTGGGTGGAGGCTCCGAGCATGTCGTCCAGAAAGGGGATGTCGCCTATAACATTGCCCGCGCCCGGGGGGTGACCCTCAAGCAATTGCAGGAAGCCAATCCGGGTGTGGACCTGGCCCGGATCCGGGTGAACCAGAAGCTTTGGATTCCCGCGGCTTCGGCGCCGGGTGGCGCCACAGGATCCGCGGGCCTGTCGGCCGGCGACGCCTCGGGTTGGACCGGGGAAGTCTATGTCGTGCGTGGCGGGGACAACCTGTCGCGCATTGCCCGGAAGTTCAATGTGACGGTCAAGGAGATCCGTGAGGCCAACGGCCTGAAGTCGAACGACATCAAAATCGCCCAAAAACTCCGGATCCCGCCCTCCTCCGGCCCGGCTCCGGGGGCGGTGCCTCCGCGATGA
- the murB gene encoding UDP-N-acetylmuramate dehydrogenase, translated as MNPPLRLSLEPAGEAVERMACHAERISFLFRDFHVALPKDTLIRRDESLARRTTLRVGGPADLYVEPPGEGPLASVLELCALRGVPVMVLGRGSNLIVRDGGFRGVVVSLGHPEFCRVEPQGERLQVGAGARLKQVAVEARRHGLTGLEFLEGIPGSMGGALRMNAGAMGRWTFDVVERVRCLDLHGRSRDLGREEITAAYRSCPLFRDHLAVGALLRGSPAPVEAVRERMETYSRRRWDSQPHEPSAGCTFKNPSEDLSAGRLIDELGLKGTRVGDAMVSEIHANFLVNLGGATARDVLALMELVRQRVREARGVELETEVEIVGEEAS; from the coding sequence ATGAATCCGCCGCTCAGATTGAGTTTGGAGCCGGCCGGCGAAGCGGTCGAGCGGATGGCGTGCCACGCGGAGAGGATCAGTTTCCTGTTCCGTGACTTTCATGTGGCGCTGCCGAAGGACACGCTGATCCGCCGCGACGAGTCGCTGGCCCGGCGCACCACGCTTCGGGTCGGCGGCCCTGCGGATTTGTATGTGGAACCGCCGGGTGAGGGGCCGCTGGCTTCGGTGCTGGAGCTGTGCGCACTGCGCGGGGTCCCCGTGATGGTGCTCGGGCGCGGCTCCAACCTCATCGTGCGCGATGGCGGATTTCGGGGCGTCGTGGTGTCCCTGGGGCATCCCGAATTCTGTCGCGTGGAGCCGCAGGGGGAGCGCCTTCAGGTGGGAGCCGGCGCGCGGCTGAAGCAGGTGGCCGTCGAGGCTCGCCGGCACGGCCTGACCGGCCTCGAATTCCTCGAGGGCATTCCCGGATCCATGGGCGGTGCCCTGCGCATGAACGCCGGAGCCATGGGGCGCTGGACGTTTGACGTCGTCGAGAGGGTCCGGTGCCTCGATCTTCACGGCCGGAGCCGGGATCTCGGACGTGAGGAGATCACCGCCGCCTATCGCAGCTGCCCTCTCTTTCGTGACCACCTCGCCGTGGGAGCCCTGCTGCGGGGGAGCCCGGCGCCGGTGGAGGCCGTTCGCGAACGCATGGAGACCTACAGCCGCCGGCGGTGGGACTCCCAGCCGCATGAGCCGAGTGCCGGATGCACCTTCAAAAATCCTTCGGAGGACCTGTCGGCCGGCCGCTTGATTGACGAGCTGGGACTCAAGGGGACGCGCGTCGGCGACGCCATGGTCAGCGAGATCCACGCGAATTTCCTCGTCAACCTGGGTGGCGCCACAGCCCGGGACGTCCTGGCGCTCATGGAACTGGTCCGCCAGCGCGTGCGGGAGGCGCGGGGCGTCGAACTCGAAACCGAAGTCGAGATCGTTGGAGAGGAGGCCTCATGA
- a CDS encoding FtsW/RodA/SpoVE family cell cycle protein, producing the protein MNRTITVMLLTLAALVGLGTAMLASLTLGSADGPGAASTGAGVNPWLVRQAVACLLGFGGLLAAASLDYRRLEGWVWPVYVLSLVLLGLVLTPVGTSANGAQRWLLGFQPSELAKLSLILALAWFATRYAYRIRTFTTGVLGMGGVALPILVLIVVEPDKGTTLLLAAVTAALMLVAGVRWLHVLVPVVAGGGAFGLLIANSGYARDRVIGFFNQGHSAAVNHQVFRSLEAFAVGGVRGTGFGTGTLKGNIPEVSTDFVFPAVGEELGLPFTLAVVAAFVILLACGSLVAHRAPDTFGMMIAAGITFLIAGQALVNMGVVTNLLPNKGMALPFLSRGGTGTVVLLTMVGLLIGVARQAGAAPAASARRTGWNPFGEPDTDFPQ; encoded by the coding sequence ATGAATCGAACCATCACCGTGATGCTGCTGACCCTGGCCGCCCTCGTCGGCTTGGGCACCGCCATGCTGGCCAGTCTGACCCTGGGTTCCGCGGACGGACCCGGGGCGGCAAGCACTGGCGCTGGTGTGAACCCTTGGCTGGTCCGCCAGGCGGTGGCGTGCCTCCTCGGTTTCGGCGGCCTGCTGGCAGCCGCTTCCCTGGATTACCGCCGGCTTGAGGGCTGGGTCTGGCCGGTCTACGTGCTGTCCCTCGTGCTCCTTGGGCTTGTGCTGACCCCCGTCGGCACCTCTGCCAACGGGGCGCAGCGCTGGCTGCTGGGGTTTCAGCCGTCCGAGCTCGCCAAGCTCTCCCTGATCCTTGCGCTCGCGTGGTTTGCCACGCGCTACGCGTACCGGATCCGCACGTTCACCACCGGCGTCCTGGGCATGGGCGGGGTGGCCCTCCCGATTCTGGTCCTGATCGTGGTGGAACCCGACAAGGGCACCACCCTCCTGCTTGCGGCGGTGACAGCGGCGTTGATGCTGGTGGCGGGAGTGCGCTGGCTTCACGTGCTGGTGCCGGTGGTGGCCGGAGGCGGGGCGTTTGGCCTGTTGATCGCCAATAGCGGTTACGCGAGAGATCGGGTCATCGGCTTCTTCAATCAGGGGCACAGTGCCGCGGTGAATCATCAGGTGTTTCGCTCCCTTGAAGCCTTCGCTGTAGGCGGGGTTCGGGGCACCGGGTTTGGAACCGGCACCCTCAAAGGGAACATCCCCGAGGTGTCCACGGACTTCGTCTTCCCGGCGGTCGGGGAGGAGCTCGGACTGCCCTTCACGCTCGCAGTAGTGGCCGCCTTCGTGATCCTGCTGGCCTGCGGGTCCCTGGTGGCCCACCGGGCGCCAGACACCTTTGGCATGATGATCGCCGCCGGCATCACGTTCCTCATCGCGGGGCAGGCTCTCGTCAACATGGGGGTGGTGACCAATCTGCTGCCCAACAAGGGAATGGCGCTTCCGTTTCTCAGCCGGGGCGGCACGGGTACGGTGGTGCTGCTGACCATGGTTGGCCTGTTGATCGGGGTGGCCCGTCAGGCCGGCGCCGCACCAGCGGCATCCGCGCGCCGCACCGGCTGGAATCCATTCGGCGAACCCGACACCGACTTCCCTCAATGA
- the mraY gene encoding phospho-N-acetylmuramoyl-pentapeptide-transferase, whose protein sequence is MFYHLSNLIPYAPWTVFKYVTFRSAGAAITALLLSLYLGPRMIGWLQRRGFCQRYRPKHVSSKADATAAGADLAKRGTPSMGGILIVLVLDLSVLLWAQWNVQVLLTSLSMVVLAGLGFYDDWLKLTLQDSRGGSSRLKLLVQTGLALAIALYLWRLPSTEALVSDLQVPFFKNPVLVGVPAAGILITVLTIVGSSNAVNLTDGMDGLAIGCTLITGTVLVVVTYVAGNAVFAKYLLVPHVPGASELTVVCAALVGASLGFLWFNCHPAEVFMGDTGSLALGGALGIMAVLIHQPLLLLIAGGVFVAEALSVMLQVSWFQFTRRRYGEGRRIFRMSPLHHHFREKGWPESKIVMRFYIVAILCAVMALSTLKLR, encoded by the coding sequence AATCTGATCCCCTACGCGCCATGGACGGTGTTCAAATACGTGACCTTCCGGAGCGCAGGTGCCGCGATCACCGCGCTGCTCCTCAGCCTCTATCTCGGCCCCCGGATGATTGGCTGGTTGCAGCGGCGCGGGTTTTGTCAGCGGTACCGTCCGAAGCACGTCTCGTCCAAGGCGGATGCCACCGCGGCCGGCGCCGACCTGGCCAAGCGGGGGACACCCAGCATGGGGGGGATTCTGATCGTCCTGGTGCTCGACCTGAGCGTGCTCCTTTGGGCGCAGTGGAACGTGCAGGTGTTGTTGACCTCGCTGTCCATGGTGGTGCTTGCCGGCCTGGGATTCTACGACGACTGGCTGAAGCTGACCCTGCAGGACAGCCGGGGCGGCAGTTCGCGCCTCAAGCTGCTGGTGCAGACGGGTCTGGCCCTCGCCATCGCCCTGTACCTCTGGAGGCTGCCCTCGACGGAGGCGCTGGTGAGCGACCTTCAGGTGCCGTTTTTCAAGAACCCGGTCCTCGTGGGGGTGCCGGCCGCGGGGATCCTGATCACCGTGCTGACCATCGTGGGCAGCTCCAATGCGGTGAACCTGACCGACGGCATGGACGGGCTGGCGATCGGCTGCACCCTGATCACGGGGACGGTGCTGGTCGTGGTGACCTATGTGGCGGGAAACGCGGTGTTCGCAAAGTACCTGCTGGTGCCGCATGTCCCGGGGGCCAGCGAACTGACCGTGGTGTGTGCCGCCCTCGTCGGGGCCAGCCTTGGCTTCCTGTGGTTCAACTGCCATCCGGCCGAGGTGTTCATGGGCGACACCGGTTCGCTCGCGCTTGGAGGGGCCCTCGGGATCATGGCGGTGCTGATTCATCAACCGCTGCTGCTGCTGATCGCCGGCGGGGTGTTTGTCGCCGAGGCCTTGAGCGTGATGCTGCAGGTGTCCTGGTTCCAGTTCACCCGCCGGCGCTATGGCGAAGGCCGCCGCATTTTCCGCATGTCCCCGCTCCATCATCACTTCCGCGAGAAGGGGTGGCCGGAGTCCAAGATCGTCATGCGGTTCTACATCGTTGCCATCCTGTGCGCGGTGATGGCCCTGAGCACCCTGAAGCTGCGTTGA